From the genome of Veillonellales bacterium, one region includes:
- a CDS encoding methyl-accepting chemotaxis protein → MLARSIKHNIIIAMMLTGLLGSLIVGVYNVYATVKANDEAVTQYRTILYEQFDRSIKLQVESAVSIVQTIYDKQQQGLIPEAEAKKQAADVIRNMRFDNGNYFWIDTAEGINVVLLGRDQEGKTRYDAKDAKGFTFVKDGFIANGINPEGGYTDYWFAKPNQTEQLPKRAYTMLFKPYNWVIGTGNWTDDIDIFVEKKAQEHSAQLKTQIMLEILFCLVALLLAAGLAYKMGSSLAKPFLVMVGRIKTMADGDYSHDIEQSLMKRNDEIGDVAKAFDVLTKNMRNVIRNITQATEQLSASSEELTASAEQSAQASNQVATSINDVANGANKQLAAANEASAVVEQMSAGIQHVAANSSQVAEQSIQTADKAKEGGNSVEKAVEQMGHIESTVNTSADVVAKLGERSKEIGQIVDTISGIAGQTNLLALNAAIEAARAGEQGRGFAVVAEEVRKLAEQSQEAAKKIAELIGEIQEDTDKAVIAMNNGTREVKTGAEVVNAIGTAFGEIVELVSQVSSQVSETSTAIQQMASGSKQIVESVREIDSLSKTSAGEAQSVSAATEEQLASMEEIASSSEALSKLAQELQAAVAKFRV, encoded by the coding sequence ATGTTAGCGAGGTCAATTAAACACAACATCATTATTGCTATGATGTTGACAGGATTATTAGGTTCATTGATAGTTGGCGTGTACAATGTCTACGCCACTGTCAAAGCTAATGACGAAGCGGTAACACAATATCGCACCATTCTCTACGAACAGTTTGACCGCAGTATTAAACTGCAGGTCGAATCAGCTGTAAGCATCGTGCAAACCATCTACGACAAGCAGCAGCAGGGGCTGATTCCCGAGGCGGAGGCCAAGAAACAGGCCGCCGACGTTATCAGGAACATGCGCTTCGATAACGGCAATTATTTTTGGATCGATACGGCGGAAGGTATCAACGTGGTCCTGCTGGGACGGGACCAGGAAGGAAAGACCCGTTATGATGCCAAGGACGCGAAAGGTTTTACCTTCGTGAAGGACGGCTTTATCGCCAACGGCATTAACCCGGAAGGCGGCTATACAGATTACTGGTTCGCCAAGCCCAATCAGACCGAACAACTGCCGAAACGGGCCTACACTATGCTGTTTAAGCCGTATAACTGGGTTATTGGTACAGGCAATTGGACGGATGATATCGACATTTTTGTCGAAAAGAAGGCTCAGGAACATTCTGCCCAGCTTAAAACCCAGATCATGCTAGAAATTCTCTTCTGTCTCGTTGCCCTCCTACTAGCGGCGGGTCTCGCCTATAAGATGGGGAGCAGCTTGGCGAAGCCGTTTCTTGTGATGGTTGGTCGGATTAAGACGATGGCCGACGGCGACTACTCGCATGACATCGAACAGTCGTTAATGAAACGCAACGACGAAATCGGTGATGTAGCCAAGGCATTTGATGTGCTGACAAAGAATATGCGCAACGTCATCCGCAATATCACACAGGCGACCGAGCAGCTCTCCGCCTCGTCGGAAGAACTAACTGCCAGCGCAGAGCAGTCTGCCCAGGCGTCGAACCAAGTCGCGACTTCGATTAACGATGTTGCCAATGGCGCCAACAAGCAGCTTGCAGCCGCGAATGAGGCTTCGGCTGTGGTAGAACAGATGTCCGCTGGTATCCAGCATGTGGCAGCCAACAGCAGCCAGGTGGCGGAACAATCAATCCAAACAGCCGACAAAGCAAAAGAGGGCGGCAACTCAGTCGAAAAAGCGGTAGAACAAATGGGCCACATTGAGTCTACTGTCAATACGTCAGCTGATGTCGTGGCCAAGTTGGGCGAGCGCTCCAAAGAAATCGGGCAAATTGTCGATACAATCTCTGGCATTGCCGGGCAGACAAATCTTTTAGCCCTCAATGCGGCTATTGAGGCGGCACGAGCGGGAGAACAAGGGCGGGGCTTCGCGGTGGTTGCCGAGGAAGTACGGAAACTGGCCGAGCAATCCCAGGAAGCGGCTAAGAAGATCGCCGAACTGATTGGTGAAATCCAGGAGGACACCGATAAGGCGGTTATAGCCATGAATAATGGCACCCGTGAAGTGAAAACCGGAGCGGAAGTGGTAAATGCGATCGGAACAGCATTCGGGGAAATCGTGGAACTGGTTTCGCAAGTTTCGAGCCAGGTTAGTGAAACGTCGACGGCTATTCAGCAAATGGCCTCTGGCAGCAAACAGATCGTGGAATCGGTGAGGGAGATCGACTCTCTCAGCAAGACCTCGGCGGGTGAAGCCCAATCCGTCTCGGCGGCTACTGAGGAGCAACTGGCCTCAATGGAAGAAATTGCGTCTTCCAGCGAAGCACTGTCTAAGTTAGCCCAGGAGCTCCAGGCGGCGGTTGCCAAATTTCGCGTGTAG
- a CDS encoding spore coat associated protein CotJA: protein MKKKPDYEWCEECESMDQMMEMDEMPMMKKNMCMETMEEYCEPKTGMVDMVLAHAYVPWQFYDKAFSPREALRKGTLFPALWGVYPIPE, encoded by the coding sequence GTGAAAAAGAAGCCCGATTACGAGTGGTGTGAGGAATGCGAATCCATGGATCAAATGATGGAAATGGATGAGATGCCGATGATGAAGAAAAATATGTGTATGGAAACCATGGAAGAATACTGTGAACCGAAAACGGGGATGGTGGACATGGTTTTAGCTCATGCCTATGTGCCATGGCAGTTTTACGATAAAGCCTTTTCTCCCCGGGAGGCGCTGAGAAAAGGTACATTATTCCCCGCGCTGTGGGGCGTTTATCCGATTCCGGAATAA
- a CDS encoding radical SAM protein encodes MYTLEERVYRPPLEANSALLEVSLGCSYGKCTFCRYANGETPLQLLPAEILGDNLAEMADEDIRGNRMYLLGGNVLAFKAKYLIDVFQYVQSYLPQITQFSMYGRADDVLHKTDSQLESLRQAGLHMVYIGVESGNREILKNSRKGETPDQIVTALHKLDKMQIHYGLSSILGLGGQEMWRRHALDTADLYNRVRPDSIRVMTLTAMPGTPLERNVQNGRFKPASPHTILQEEALLLQNIRYADHDCWFAGTHVSNSVPIEGSLLTDKQKMLVILKKAIKAESDQSLQQSDLKEW; translated from the coding sequence ATGTATACGTTGGAAGAGCGGGTATACCGACCGCCTTTGGAAGCGAATAGCGCATTGTTGGAGGTTTCCCTTGGCTGCAGCTATGGAAAGTGTACTTTTTGCCGGTACGCCAACGGAGAAACGCCGTTGCAGCTTCTTCCGGCAGAAATACTCGGAGATAATTTAGCGGAAATGGCTGATGAGGACATCAGAGGAAATCGAATGTATCTCCTCGGCGGCAATGTACTGGCATTTAAAGCCAAATATCTCATTGATGTTTTTCAATACGTGCAGAGTTACCTGCCGCAAATTACTCAGTTTTCCATGTATGGCCGGGCCGATGATGTGCTGCACAAGACGGATAGTCAGTTGGAATCCCTGCGCCAAGCCGGTCTCCATATGGTGTACATAGGTGTGGAATCGGGAAATCGGGAAATTTTAAAGAACAGCCGGAAGGGAGAAACACCGGATCAAATCGTAACGGCTCTTCATAAACTTGATAAGATGCAGATCCATTATGGACTCAGCTCGATATTGGGGCTGGGGGGACAGGAAATGTGGCGTCGGCATGCACTGGATACTGCCGATTTATACAATCGGGTAAGACCCGATTCAATCCGGGTTATGACGCTTACAGCTATGCCGGGGACTCCGTTGGAACGGAATGTTCAGAATGGTCGCTTTAAGCCAGCCTCACCGCATACGATTTTGCAAGAAGAAGCATTGCTTTTACAGAATATTCGCTATGCAGATCATGATTGCTGGTTTGCAGGAACACATGTTTCTAACTCTGTACCCATTGAAGGCAGCTTACTGACTGATAAACAAAAGATGCTTGTTATACTCAAAAAGGCCATCAAGGCAGAAAGTGATCAAAGTCTTCAGCAATCAGATTTGAAGGAATGGTAA
- a CDS encoding amidohydrolase family protein: MAIAIKCGKLFDAVEGKVTKNKVIRVKENKIQEILDLAAYKPAPGEEVLDMSDKFVMPGLIDGHVHIAFGGGPSISEVNDPAGLVAMKALRNVQADLMAGFTTVRDLGYPTVRGSQCIRDAINQGIVWGPRIFTSGMYITQTGGHMSMGYPQETFGQQCFKPVNSADSPYEVRTACRTMLKYGIDFLKIMVTGGVYSNSGDVGGQNMDYDEIKAAVDVAKMHHVKISCHAHGTAGIKDAAKAGISSIEHCTLADDECIDYMLKNNVLAVPTLLTFRGVMLHGKERGISDSIIAKASFLVPKHATNIKKIYDRGVRCLFGTDTGTPLMVHGQQHGEFKCMSDAGITPEDTLLGATRYCAEFMDWNDRLGTIEAGKLADIVAIDGDPIADMSVMAPQNINFVMKDGTIYKKDGKSCKG; encoded by the coding sequence ATGGCAATAGCAATCAAATGTGGTAAATTGTTTGATGCGGTAGAGGGAAAGGTGACAAAAAATAAGGTTATTCGTGTAAAAGAAAATAAAATCCAGGAAATATTGGACTTAGCAGCTTACAAGCCTGCGCCGGGTGAAGAAGTTCTGGATATGTCCGATAAATTTGTTATGCCGGGTTTGATTGACGGACATGTGCATATCGCTTTTGGCGGCGGACCTTCGATCAGCGAAGTCAATGACCCGGCCGGGTTAGTTGCTATGAAAGCCTTACGGAATGTTCAGGCAGACCTGATGGCAGGTTTTACTACTGTTCGTGATCTCGGATATCCGACAGTAAGAGGCAGTCAATGCATCCGTGATGCCATCAACCAAGGTATTGTCTGGGGCCCTCGTATTTTTACAAGCGGCATGTATATTACACAGACGGGTGGCCATATGTCGATGGGCTATCCGCAGGAGACCTTTGGTCAGCAATGCTTTAAGCCGGTCAATTCGGCTGATAGTCCTTATGAAGTACGGACCGCCTGCCGTACGATGCTGAAATACGGCATCGACTTTCTGAAAATCATGGTAACGGGCGGCGTATATAGCAATAGCGGCGACGTGGGCGGACAAAATATGGATTATGATGAAATCAAAGCAGCCGTTGATGTTGCAAAGATGCATCATGTTAAAATTTCCTGCCATGCTCATGGCACTGCCGGTATCAAAGATGCAGCCAAGGCGGGTATTTCGTCGATTGAACATTGCACTCTTGCCGATGACGAATGCATCGATTATATGCTGAAGAATAACGTTTTGGCGGTTCCTACGCTCCTTACATTCCGCGGCGTGATGCTTCATGGCAAAGAAAGAGGCATTTCCGATTCTATCATAGCCAAGGCTTCGTTTTTGGTACCAAAACATGCAACCAATATTAAAAAGATATATGATCGCGGCGTACGTTGTTTGTTTGGTACCGATACGGGGACTCCGCTTATGGTTCATGGCCAGCAGCACGGTGAGTTCAAATGCATGTCTGATGCAGGGATTACACCGGAAGATACACTTTTAGGCGCAACTCGCTATTGTGCGGAATTCATGGATTGGAACGATCGTCTCGGCACTATCGAAGCCGGCAAGCTGGCCGATATTGTTGCTATTGATGGGGATCCCATTGCCGATATGAGCGTCATGGCACCGCAGAACATCAACTTTGTCATGAAAGACGGCACTATTTACAAGAAAGACGGTAAATCTTGCAAAGGCTAA
- a CDS encoding manganese catalase family protein, producing MWLYEKKMEHPVRVTCPDVSFAKLVITQYGGPDGELGASLRYLNQRYSMPTNQAKALCTY from the coding sequence ATGTGGCTTTATGAGAAAAAAATGGAACATCCGGTGAGGGTGACCTGTCCAGATGTGAGTTTTGCTAAGCTGGTCATTACTCAGTACGGCGGCCCGGACGGTGAACTGGGGGCATCTCTCCGCTACCTGAATCAACGGTACTCCATGCCGACAAATCAGGCCAAAGCGTTATGTACATACTGA
- a CDS encoding spore coat protein CotJB, with amino-acid sequence MDRDKQCAMLRKVQQMEFVALELNLYLDTHPCDREAIHDYNCAADLLKKYQEEYICQFGPLLNFGEQPLTADQWQWVEGPWPWEM; translated from the coding sequence ATGGACCGGGATAAACAATGCGCCATGCTGAGAAAGGTTCAGCAGATGGAGTTCGTAGCTTTGGAACTCAATCTCTACTTAGATACACATCCCTGTGATAGGGAAGCCATTCACGATTATAATTGTGCAGCCGACCTGCTGAAGAAATATCAGGAAGAATATATCTGTCAGTTTGGCCCGCTGCTGAACTTCGGTGAACAACCCCTTACCGCCGATCAGTGGCAGTGGGTGGAAGGTCCGTGGCCGTGGGAAATGTAA
- a CDS encoding PspC domain-containing protein, with translation MLGIIRIGAYLISGLTIWQFFQSGGSGMEILPLAKHLALDPSHGMIFGVCAGVSNYTGIDVSLIRLLWALSAIYRGIGVGLYILAFLIMPAY, from the coding sequence GTGCTGGGGATTATTCGCATCGGAGCCTATTTGATTAGCGGGTTAACCATATGGCAGTTTTTTCAGAGTGGCGGCAGCGGGATGGAGATACTCCCACTGGCAAAACATCTGGCCTTGGATCCGTCCCATGGCATGATTTTCGGCGTATGCGCCGGTGTGAGCAATTATACCGGGATCGATGTTTCCCTGATCCGCCTGCTATGGGCGCTTTCCGCTATCTATCGTGGTATCGGGGTGGGACTCTATATTTTGGCATTTCTTATTATGCCGGCCTATTGA